In the Candidatus Dechloromonas phosphoritropha genome, AAGACACCTGTGCTGCAGTGAATTCAATCGAATTTTTGGAAGGAAATGAAATGGCTCGATTCTTCAAGAAGAAGGAAGACGACAAGAAAAAACGCGGTAGCGGTCTCTTCAAGCGCCGCAAGTTCTGCCGTTTTACGGCGGAAAAAGTCGAACAGATCGACTACAAGGATGTGGATGTCTTGAAAGAATACATCCAGGAAAACGCCAAGATCATGCCGGCACGGCTGACGGGCACCAAGGCGGGTTATCAGCGCCAGTTGGGCACCGCGATCAAGCGTGCCCGGTTTCTGGCACTGCCGCCCTACACCGACAACCATCAATAATTCCCGGGGAGACGAAACATGCAAATCATTCTGCTCGAGACGATAATCAACCTCGGCAACCTTGGCGACATCGTCAAGGTCAGGGACGGCTACGCCCGCAACTTCCTGATCCCTAAGCACATGGCGAAGCGTGCCACGCCGGCTACCCTGGCTGAGTTCGAGGCCCGGCGTGCGGAGCTGGAACGGGTTGCCGCCGAAAAGCGGGCGCGGCACAAGGCATCGCCGACAAGATGGCCGGTCTCTCGGTTTCCCTCGCCCGTAGGCCGGCATGGACGGCCGTCTGTTCGGGTCGGTCAGCAATGCCGATATTGCCGAGGCGCCTGAAGCTCGCCGGCTTTGACGTCGACAAGTCGGCCATCCGTATGCCGGATGGGCCCACTGAAGACGATTGGCGAATTCCTGCTTGATGTTGTGGTGCACGCCGACGTGGTGGCAAACATCTCCGTGGCAGTGGTTTCCGGCTAATCCAGGCTGTCCATTGCGACCAAAGGCCTCGCAAATCGCGGGGCCTTTTAATTTAAACTTGGCCACATGAATCAGCGCTTGCTGGCAGTGTTTCTGCTGGGCGACTCTGCGCTTGCCCAGTTGCGGGTGCCACCGCACCTGATTGAGGCGTGGAGCAGCCCGGTCCCGGGTGGTTGTTGCTCGACAAACCAGGCCTGGGACCTGATGGGCGATCTGGCTACCGACAGTGATTTCTATCGCGACGAGCATCGGCGTATCTTCCGGCAGAT is a window encoding:
- the rpsR gene encoding 30S ribosomal protein S18; this encodes MARFFKKKEDDKKKRGSGLFKRRKFCRFTAEKVEQIDYKDVDVLKEYIQENAKIMPARLTGTKAGYQRQLGTAIKRARFLALPPYTDNHQ